A window from Rhinolophus sinicus isolate RSC01 linkage group LG01, ASM3656204v1, whole genome shotgun sequence encodes these proteins:
- the LOC109446544 gene encoding LOW QUALITY PROTEIN: histone-binding protein RBBP4 (The sequence of the model RefSeq protein was modified relative to this genomic sequence to represent the inferred CDS: deleted 3 bases in 3 codons; substituted 4 bases at 4 genomic stop codons): MADKEAAFDDAVEERVINEEYKIWKKNTPFLYDLVMTHALEWPSLTAQWLPDVTRPEGKDFSIHRLVLGTHTSDEQNHLVIASVQLPNDDAQFDASHYDSEKGEFGGFGSVSGKIEIEIKINHEGEVNRARYMPQNPCVIATKTLSSDVLVFDYTKHPSKPDPSGECNPDLRLCGHQKEGYGLSWNPNLSGHLLSASDDHTICLXDISAVPKEGKVVDAKTIFTGHTAVVEDVSXHLLHESLFGSVADDQKLMIWDTRSNNTCKPSHSVDAHTAEVNCLSFNPYSEFILATGSADKTVAFWDLRNLKLKLHSFESHKDEIFQVQWSPHNETILASSGTDRRLNVWDLSKIGEEQSPEDAEDGPPELLFIHGGHTAKISDFSWNPNEPWVICSVSEDNIMQVWQMAENIYNDEDPEGSVDPEGQGSRYVCTSCDFRLPFFSSQPXDXFNTGLRHKLCSAIPL; this comes from the exons ATGGCCGACAAGGAAGCAGCCTTTGATGACGCAGTAGAAGAACGTGTGATCAACGAAGAgtacaaaatatggaaaaagaacacCCCTTTTCTTTACGATTTGGTGATGACCCATGCTCTGGAGTGGCCCAGCTTAACTGCGCAGTGGCTTCCAGATGTAACCAGACCAGAAGGGAAAGATTTCAGCATCCATCGACTTGTCCTGGGGACACACACATCAGATGAACAAAACCACCTTGTGATAGCCAGTGTGCAGCTCCCTAACGATGATGCTCAGTTTGATGCTTCACACTACGACAGTGAGAAAGGAGAATTTGGAGGTTTTGGCTCTGTTAGtggaaaaattgaaatagaaatcaAGATCAACCATGAAGGAGAAGTAAACAGGGCACGTTACATGCCCCAGAACCCTTGTGTCATTGCAACAAAGACTCTATCCAGTGATGTTCTTGTTTTTGACTATACGAAACATCCTTCTAAACCAGATCCTTCTGGAGAGTGCAATCCAGACTTGCGTCTCTGTGGACATCAGAAAGAAGGCTATGGGCTCTCTTGGAACCCAAATCTCAGTGGGCACTTACTTAGTGCTTCAGATGACCACACCATCTGCCTATGAGACATCAGTGCTGTTCCAAAGGAAGGGAAAGTTGTGGATGCAAAGACCATCTTTACAGGGCATACAGCAGTAGTGGAAGATGTGTCCTAGCATCTGCTCCATGAGTCTCTGTTTGGGTCAGTTGCTGATGATCAGAAACTCATGATCTGGGATACTCGTTCAAATAATACTTGCAAACCAAGCCACTCAGTTGATGCTCACACTGCTGAAGTGAACTGCCTTTCTTTCAATCCTTATAGTGAGTTCATTCTTGCTACAGGATCAGCTGATAAGACTGTTGCCTTTTGGGATCTGAGAAATCTGAAACTTAAGTTGCATTCCTTTGAATCACATAAGGATGAAATATTCCAGGTTCAGTGGTCACCTCACAATGAGACTATTTTGGCTTCCAGCGGTACTGATCGCAGGCTGAATGTCTGGGATTTAAGTAAAATTGGAGAAGAACAATCCCCAGAAGATGCAGAAGATGGGCCACCAGAGTTGTTGTTTATTCATGGTGGTCACACTGCCAAGATATCTGATTTCTCTTGGAATCCCAATGAACCTTGGGTGATCTGTTCTGTATCAGAAGACAATATCATGCAAGTGTGGCAAATGGCAGAGAACATTTATAATGATGAAGACCCTGAAGGAAGCGTGGATCCAGAAGGACAGGGGTCT AGATATGTCTGCACTTCTTGTGATTTTAGactcccttttttttcc tctcagccTTGAGATTGATTTAACACTGGT TTGAGACACAAACTTTGTTCAGCTATCCCTCTGTAA